ACCAAGCACAACTCAACGGTTTCGAAATCATAAAACAGCGTTTTCAAAAAAGCCTTTTTTCAGAAGATTTTAAAAGACACATTCGCACGCTTTCTTTAAAACTTGAAAAACATCGCCAAGAAAATTTTATTGGGCAGATATTTCAGCACCACACATTGCAAAGCACAAAATATTTGAGCAAGTGGATTGCGGAGAAAAATTCCTCTAAATAATTAGTTCTTTTTTTTTAAAGGGAAATGCAAAGCTGATTTGCTATATTTGATAATGCTACCTAAGTTGTGGAACTGTTGACAAAGTTTCTTTTAATAAAAAACTATGAAAAATATACTACTCTTTTTACTTGTAATCACCCCCAATATAATCTTTGCCCAAATAAACGGCTATCAATCCCGGAGCATACAAGGCTTTGAGGTATATGTGCTAGAAGAGGCCCTAAATAACCACCCACAGGAGACCAATGAGGCTATTGATTTATTGACTACAAAACTGGCAGAGATTGTTGATTTTGGGTTAAAAGAAGAAATACTGGAAGAACTACGCTTGGTAAAAATTTTCATGGATTGGAACACGACCAATGGTTCCGCCGTCTATCACCCGTACCTACAATGGTTGATAGACAATGGCTACATAGTGGAAAAATGGAAATCCATTGAAATATCCAATATCAACAATTTTATTAATTGGACGGAATTAAACCAACCCTTTATGGTCATGCACGAAATGGCACATGCCTATCATCACCGGGTGTTGGGCTTTACCTATGCACCCATACTACAGGCGTACAACAGTGCCATGCAAAGTGGCCTTTACGATTCCGTGCTGTATCATGCCGGGAACGGCGTATACTATTATCGCGAGGCATATGCCGCAACAAATGAAATGGAATACTTTGCGGAACTGACAGAGGCCTATTTGGGTGAGAATGATTTTTATCCCTTTATCCGTGAGGAATTGGAAACGCATGACCCTGTGGCCTATGCTATTTTGGTAGGCATTTGGCAGTTTGAACAATTGGGAGTTGAAGACAACAAATATACCGATGTTGTACTGTATCCTAATCCTACCGATGGGCTTATAACCTTAAAATGGAACAACACATGGAGGGCAAAAACATTAAAAATCATCACCCTGGAAGGGAAGGTTTTACTGGAGCAGGACACAAACGCGACGGGCGATACCACGCTTAACATTGCTAACTTGGCTGCCGGAATGTATGTGCTCGTGTTGGATAATCTAAAGACCTATAAAATAGTGAAGGCACATTAAGCGGTTTTTAAATACCCCTCAATTATAGATTGAAGGATATATTTATTTTAATTTTTATCAAGGTGCAACCCAATACTAAAATACCATGGCTATCCCTTCTAAAGATATTTTGGAATACAACAAAACGCAAATAGTAGCGGACGGAGCAATCTGCGATCTTCTTTCAATAGAAATCAGCAAACACTTGCCCGAAGCCGAAGGCAAGATCTGGCACGGCCATCCCGTATGGCTTTTGGAGGGCAATCCCATTGTGGGTTACAGCAAGGAGAAAAAAGGGTTGCGGCTTATGTTTTGGAGCGGGGCCGACT
The Aequorivita iocasae genome window above contains:
- a CDS encoding T9SS type A sorting domain-containing protein, giving the protein MKNILLFLLVITPNIIFAQINGYQSRSIQGFEVYVLEEALNNHPQETNEAIDLLTTKLAEIVDFGLKEEILEELRLVKIFMDWNTTNGSAVYHPYLQWLIDNGYIVEKWKSIEISNINNFINWTELNQPFMVMHEMAHAYHHRVLGFTYAPILQAYNSAMQSGLYDSVLYHAGNGVYYYREAYAATNEMEYFAELTEAYLGENDFYPFIREELETHDPVAYAILVGIWQFEQLGVEDNKYTDVVLYPNPTDGLITLKWNNTWRAKTLKIITLEGKVLLEQDTNATGDTTLNIANLAAGMYVLVLDNLKTYKIVKAH
- a CDS encoding DUF1801 domain-containing protein, with protein sequence MAIPSKDILEYNKTQIVADGAICDLLSIEISKHLPEAEGKIWHGHPVWLLEGNPIVGYSKEKKGLRLMFWSGADFNEEGLDVRGKKFKDASKFYQSVNEINTENLKRWLEKSRAIQWDYKNIVKRKGVLERLK